A genomic segment from Streptomyces sp. NBC_00459 encodes:
- the mshB gene encoding N-acetyl-1-D-myo-inositol-2-amino-2-deoxy-alpha-D-glucopyranoside deacetylase translates to MTELPDRRLLLVHAHPDDESINNGATMARYAAEGARVTLVTCTLGERGEVIPPELAHLTGAALGEHRLRELDAAMRALGVDDHRLLGGAGRYGDSGMMGLADNDDPDCFWQADVDEAAGYLVEVILEVRPQVVVTYDPDGGYGHPDHIQAHRVAMRAVELAVEAGWSVPKVYWNRVPRPVAEEGFARLREALPGLPFAKAGVIDDVPGVVDEDRITTAVDGTAYAAAKAAAMRAHATQIEVAEPWFALSNQQAQPLFTDEYYELVRGECIERREGVERISVRETDLFDGIAVTAVTAEGGAG, encoded by the coding sequence ATGACGGAACTGCCCGACCGGCGTCTCCTTCTGGTGCACGCGCATCCGGACGACGAGTCGATCAACAACGGCGCGACCATGGCCAGGTACGCGGCCGAGGGCGCCCGGGTGACGCTGGTCACCTGCACCCTCGGTGAGCGCGGAGAGGTCATTCCGCCCGAGCTCGCGCATCTCACCGGGGCCGCCCTCGGTGAACACCGGCTGCGTGAGCTGGACGCGGCGATGCGTGCCCTCGGTGTCGACGATCACCGGTTGCTCGGCGGGGCCGGCAGGTACGGCGACTCCGGGATGATGGGGCTCGCCGACAACGACGACCCCGACTGCTTCTGGCAGGCGGATGTCGACGAGGCGGCCGGGTACCTCGTCGAGGTGATTCTCGAGGTCCGTCCGCAGGTCGTCGTGACATACGACCCGGACGGCGGCTACGGCCACCCCGACCACATCCAGGCCCACCGCGTGGCCATGCGCGCCGTGGAACTGGCCGTCGAGGCCGGCTGGAGCGTCCCCAAGGTCTACTGGAACCGGGTGCCCCGGCCGGTCGCCGAGGAGGGGTTCGCGCGACTGCGGGAGGCGCTGCCCGGGCTGCCCTTCGCCAAGGCCGGTGTCATCGACGACGTACCGGGTGTCGTGGACGAGGACCGCATCACCACGGCCGTCGACGGAACCGCGTACGCCGCCGCCAAGGCCGCCGCGATGCGCGCCCACGCCACGCAGATCGAGGTGGCCGAGCCCTGGTTCGCCCTCTCCAACCAGCAGGCGCAGCCGCTCTTCACCGACGAGTACTACGAGTTGGTGCGTGGTGAGTGTATTGAGCGCCGCGAGGGTGTTGAGCGTATTTCTGTGCGTGAGACCGATCTGTTCGACGGGATCGCAGTGACTGCAGTGACTGCGGAGGGTGGTGCGGGATGA